From a single Parambassis ranga chromosome 2, fParRan2.1, whole genome shotgun sequence genomic region:
- the eomesa gene encoding eomesodermin homolog a isoform X2, which translates to MQLENILPSASINLPKTFYNLSSSDSANNSPRPSSQLEYQEVDRTESESSSAPKKYLTGVGNGMLGEGEGDTFTKAGPDGRKGSPVLGEDELTSGRRYNIDELGSDRYFISSTQASSDMANPCSLFPYAGQTGSVYTGSSSSRYPASLHYGSVLPPTGFSSSSVCTGRSQFSSGGYQFSQGPGCLYPSYPGTGTGIGSMSLPGSVGGARAQVYLCNRPLWLKFHRHQTEMIITKQGRRMFPFLSFNITGLNLTAHYNVFVEIVLADPNHWRFQGGKWVTCGKADNNMQGNKMYVHPESPNTGAHWMRQEISFGKLKLTNNKGANNNNTQMIVLQSLHKYQPRLHIVEVTEDGVEDMSNEARTQTFTFPENQFIAVTAYQNTDITQLKIDHNPFAKGFRDNYDSMYTAPESDRLTPSPTDSPRSTQIVPGARYAMQPFFQDQFVNNLPQNRFYTGERAVPQTNSLLSPQSEDASAAASAQRWFVPPVQQPGSNKLDLSYENDYSTSSLLSYGIKPLSLQTSHALSYYPDSAFASMAAGWGTRSSYQRKMTTGLPWSPRPSPPAFPEDQLGATKEKLPEENATPASTWIETSHSLKSVDSTDSGVYSMACKRRRMSPGGSSTENSPTIKCEDLTTEEYNKDNPKGAKA; encoded by the exons ATGCAGTTAGAGAACATTCTTCCCAGCGCAAGCATCAATTTACCCAAGACCTTTTACAATCTGTCCTCGTCGGACAGTGCCAACAACAGCCCGAGGCCGTCGTCGCAGCTAGAGTATCAAGAAGTGGACCGGACGGAATCAGAGTCTAGCAGCGCTCCTAAGAAGTATCTGACCGGGGTGGGGAACGGGATGCTGGGCGAAGGAGAGGGGGACACTTTCACTAAAGCCGGGCCAGATGGGAGGAAAGGCTCCCCGGTGCTGGGTGAGGACGAGCTGACGAGCGGTCGCCGGTACAACATAGACGAACTTGGCTCTGACAGATACTTCATCTCGTCGACCCAGGCGAGTTCCGACATGGCAAACCCCTGTTCCCTCTTTCCATATGCAGGACAGACTGGGTCAGTGTACACCGGGTCAAGCAGCTCCAGGTATCCGGCTTCACTACATTACGGATCCGTCCTGCCGCCCACGggcttctcctcttcctcagtgtgcACTGGTCGGAGCCAGTTTAGCAGCGGAGGGTACCAGTTCAGTCAAGGTCCGGGCTGTTTGTACCCCTCCTATCCCGGGACGGGGACAGGTATTGGGTCCATGTCTCTCCCGGGGTCTGTTGGCGGAGCCAGAGCACAAGTCTATCTTTGCAACCGACCTCTGTGGCTGAAGTTCCACCGGCACCAGACCGAGATGATTATCACCAAACAGGGCAG GCGGATGTTCCCATTCCTCAGTTTCAACATCACTGGACTCAACCTCACGGCCCATTACAATGTCTTTGTAGAAATTGTTTTGGCTGACCCGAATCACTGGCGCTTTCAGGGAGGAAAGTGGGTCACTTGTGGAAAAGCAGACAATAATATGCAAG gtaacaaaatgtatgttcaTCCTGAATCTCCAAACACTGGTGCTCACTGGATGAGGCAAGAAATCTCTTTTGGCAAATTGAAGCTGACCAACAATAAAGgagccaacaacaacaacacacag ATGATAGTCTTGCAGTCGCTTCATAAATACCAACCACGTTTGCACATTGTGGAGGTGACAGAAGATGGAGTGGAGGACATGAGCAACGAGGCCAGAACTCAAACCTTCACCTTCCCAGAGAACCAGTTTATAGCCGTCACAGCGTATCAGAACACAGAT ATTACACAGCTGAAGATAGACCACAACCCCTTTGCAAAAGGCTTCCGGGACAACTATGACTC GATGTACACAGCCCCAGAGAGCGACAGGCTTACTCCATCTCCTACAGACTCCCCTCGCTCTACACAGATTGTGCCGGGAGCCCGCTATGCCATGCAGCCTTTCTTTCAGGACCAGTTTGTCAACAACCTGCCTCAGAACCGATTCTACACTGGCGAACGGGCCGTTCCCCAAACCAACAGCCTCCTCTCTCCACAGAGTGAGGACGCCAGTGCAGCTGCCTCTGCCCAGCGCTGGTTTGTTCCTCCAGTCCAGCAGCCAGGCTCCAACAAGCTCGATCTGTCATATGAGAATGACTATTCCACCAGTAGCCTGCTGTCCTACGGCATCAAACCTCTGTCCCTGCAGACATCTCACGCTCTCAGCTACTACCCAGACTCTGCCTTCGCTTCCATGGCTGCAGGCTGGGGCACCAGAAGCTCTTACCAGCGCAAAATGACCACAGGCCTGCCCTGGTCCCCTCGCCCAAGCCCCCCAGCCTTCCCAGAGGACCAGCTAGGGGCCACTAAAGAGAAGCTGCCAGAGGAGAACGCCACGCCAGCCTCAACCTGGATCGAGACGTCCCACTCGCTCAAATCAGTGGACTCAACCGATTCTGGCGTGTACTCAATGGCGTGTAAGAGGCGCAGAATGTCCCCGGGAGGCTCAAGCACAGAGAACTCCCCAACCATCAAGTGTGAGGACTTGACTACGGAGGAGTACAACAAGGACAACCCAAAAG GTGCCAAAGCTTAG
- the eomesa gene encoding eomesodermin homolog a isoform X1: MQLENILPSASINLPKTFYNLSSSDSANNSPRPSSQLEYQEVDRTESESSSAPKKYLTGVGNGMLGEGEGDTFTKAGPDGRKGSPVLGEDELTSGRRYNIDELGSDRYFISSTQASSDMANPCSLFPYAGQTGSVYTGSSSSRYPASLHYGSVLPPTGFSSSSVCTGRSQFSSGGYQFSQGPGCLYPSYPGTGTGIGSMSLPGSVGGARAQVYLCNRPLWLKFHRHQTEMIITKQGRRMFPFLSFNITGLNLTAHYNVFVEIVLADPNHWRFQGGKWVTCGKADNNMQGNKMYVHPESPNTGAHWMRQEISFGKLKLTNNKGANNNNTQMIVLQSLHKYQPRLHIVEVTEDGVEDMSNEARTQTFTFPENQFIAVTAYQNTDITQLKIDHNPFAKGFRDNYDSMYTAPESDRLTPSPTDSPRSTQIVPGARYAMQPFFQDQFVNNLPQNRFYTGERAVPQTNSLLSPQSEDASAAASAQRWFVPPVQQPGSNKLDLSYENDYSTSSLLSYGIKPLSLQTSHALSYYPDSAFASMAAGWGTRSSYQRKMTTGLPWSPRPSPPAFPEDQLGATKEKLPEENATPASTWIETSHSLKSVDSTDSGVYSMACKRRRMSPGGSSTENSPTIKCEDLTTEEYNKDNPKGMGYYAFYTSP; encoded by the exons ATGCAGTTAGAGAACATTCTTCCCAGCGCAAGCATCAATTTACCCAAGACCTTTTACAATCTGTCCTCGTCGGACAGTGCCAACAACAGCCCGAGGCCGTCGTCGCAGCTAGAGTATCAAGAAGTGGACCGGACGGAATCAGAGTCTAGCAGCGCTCCTAAGAAGTATCTGACCGGGGTGGGGAACGGGATGCTGGGCGAAGGAGAGGGGGACACTTTCACTAAAGCCGGGCCAGATGGGAGGAAAGGCTCCCCGGTGCTGGGTGAGGACGAGCTGACGAGCGGTCGCCGGTACAACATAGACGAACTTGGCTCTGACAGATACTTCATCTCGTCGACCCAGGCGAGTTCCGACATGGCAAACCCCTGTTCCCTCTTTCCATATGCAGGACAGACTGGGTCAGTGTACACCGGGTCAAGCAGCTCCAGGTATCCGGCTTCACTACATTACGGATCCGTCCTGCCGCCCACGggcttctcctcttcctcagtgtgcACTGGTCGGAGCCAGTTTAGCAGCGGAGGGTACCAGTTCAGTCAAGGTCCGGGCTGTTTGTACCCCTCCTATCCCGGGACGGGGACAGGTATTGGGTCCATGTCTCTCCCGGGGTCTGTTGGCGGAGCCAGAGCACAAGTCTATCTTTGCAACCGACCTCTGTGGCTGAAGTTCCACCGGCACCAGACCGAGATGATTATCACCAAACAGGGCAG GCGGATGTTCCCATTCCTCAGTTTCAACATCACTGGACTCAACCTCACGGCCCATTACAATGTCTTTGTAGAAATTGTTTTGGCTGACCCGAATCACTGGCGCTTTCAGGGAGGAAAGTGGGTCACTTGTGGAAAAGCAGACAATAATATGCAAG gtaacaaaatgtatgttcaTCCTGAATCTCCAAACACTGGTGCTCACTGGATGAGGCAAGAAATCTCTTTTGGCAAATTGAAGCTGACCAACAATAAAGgagccaacaacaacaacacacag ATGATAGTCTTGCAGTCGCTTCATAAATACCAACCACGTTTGCACATTGTGGAGGTGACAGAAGATGGAGTGGAGGACATGAGCAACGAGGCCAGAACTCAAACCTTCACCTTCCCAGAGAACCAGTTTATAGCCGTCACAGCGTATCAGAACACAGAT ATTACACAGCTGAAGATAGACCACAACCCCTTTGCAAAAGGCTTCCGGGACAACTATGACTC GATGTACACAGCCCCAGAGAGCGACAGGCTTACTCCATCTCCTACAGACTCCCCTCGCTCTACACAGATTGTGCCGGGAGCCCGCTATGCCATGCAGCCTTTCTTTCAGGACCAGTTTGTCAACAACCTGCCTCAGAACCGATTCTACACTGGCGAACGGGCCGTTCCCCAAACCAACAGCCTCCTCTCTCCACAGAGTGAGGACGCCAGTGCAGCTGCCTCTGCCCAGCGCTGGTTTGTTCCTCCAGTCCAGCAGCCAGGCTCCAACAAGCTCGATCTGTCATATGAGAATGACTATTCCACCAGTAGCCTGCTGTCCTACGGCATCAAACCTCTGTCCCTGCAGACATCTCACGCTCTCAGCTACTACCCAGACTCTGCCTTCGCTTCCATGGCTGCAGGCTGGGGCACCAGAAGCTCTTACCAGCGCAAAATGACCACAGGCCTGCCCTGGTCCCCTCGCCCAAGCCCCCCAGCCTTCCCAGAGGACCAGCTAGGGGCCACTAAAGAGAAGCTGCCAGAGGAGAACGCCACGCCAGCCTCAACCTGGATCGAGACGTCCCACTCGCTCAAATCAGTGGACTCAACCGATTCTGGCGTGTACTCAATGGCGTGTAAGAGGCGCAGAATGTCCCCGGGAGGCTCAAGCACAGAGAACTCCCCAACCATCAAGTGTGAGGACTTGACTACGGAGGAGTACAACAAGGACAACCCAAAAGGCATGGGTTATTATGCATTCTACACAAGCCCCTAa